The sequence TGCGACGACTCGTGGCTCAACGACATCTCCGGCCGCCACGTGCGGGAGGAGCACGTCTTCGAGGCCATCCGCAACTGCGCCAGCGGCCCCGTGGCCGAGGGCAACGTGGGCGGCGGCACCGGCATGCTGACGTGCGACTTCAAGGGCGGCATCGGCACGTCGTCGCGGAAGCTGCCGGAGGTGCTCGGCGGCTACACGCTGGGCGTGCTGGTGATGTCCAACTTCGGGAAGATGCACAACCTGCGCGTGGGCGGCCTGCCCGTGGGCGAGGTGCTGGCCGAGAAGTTCAAGGACACCCCCAAGCGCGGCCACACGTACGGGAGCATCATCGCCGTGGTGGCCACGGACGCGCCGCTGCTGAGCCACCAAATCAACCGCCTGTGCAAGCGCGTGGCGCTGGGCATCGGCCGGGTGGGCAGCTACGCGGCGCACGGCTCGGGCGAAATCGTGGTGGGCTTCTCCACCGCGAACATCATTCCCCGGCGCACGCAGAAGATGGTCTACAAGCTGAAGATCCTCCTGGATCAGCGCCTGGACCCCCTCTACGAGGCGGTGATGGAGGCCACCGAGGAGGCCATCCTCAACGCCATGTGCATGGCCACGTCCATGACGGGCGTGAATGGCAACCACAGCCCGGCGCTGCCCCTGGACGAGGTCCGGCGCGCCCTGGACGCCTTCAAGCCCATTTTCGCCTCGGTGAAGAAGCGCCCCCAGCAGACCAGCGCCCCCGCGTCCCGCGAGCGGCCGAGCGACGAGGACCGGGAGGGGGAGGTGACGGTGTCGACCGCCAGACCCACCCAGGTGAGAGGGGCGGAGGGGATTCCATTCCCCACCCGGCCGGCCCCGGACGAGGCCCCGGAGACCCCCCCCGAGGGTTCCTCTTCCGGGAGCCCATCCGGTTCTGATAGTTAAGCGCCTCTTTTTTCACGGCTCCGTTCCGGAGCGCAGGAGTCAAGCATGGCCCGCAGCAAGAGCAAGCACCGTCGCGTGCAGATGAAGATCAAGCAGGCCTGGAAGAAGCGGGCCAAGAAGCAGAAGGCCGAGGCGAAGGCCGCCGAGGCGAAGAAGAAGTAATCCAGCCCTCCGCGCTCGAGCGGCCCGTGGTGCTACTCCCGGGTCGCCGAGAACGGGCTGACGATGTCGCAGCGCTGGGAGCCGTTCT comes from Pyxidicoccus parkwaysis and encodes:
- a CDS encoding DmpA family aminopeptidase, translated to MVHIPEENGPRVRARELGLPLGRFKPGKFNAITDVDGVLVGHSTIIKGDGPLRPGHGPVRTGVTAILPSNGNIFMERMTGGGFVLNGAGEVSGMTQLMEWGLIETPILLTNTMAVGAVSDGVARYMVERNPGIGDEHDVIIPVVGECDDSWLNDISGRHVREEHVFEAIRNCASGPVAEGNVGGGTGMLTCDFKGGIGTSSRKLPEVLGGYTLGVLVMSNFGKMHNLRVGGLPVGEVLAEKFKDTPKRGHTYGSIIAVVATDAPLLSHQINRLCKRVALGIGRVGSYAAHGSGEIVVGFSTANIIPRRTQKMVYKLKILLDQRLDPLYEAVMEATEEAILNAMCMATSMTGVNGNHSPALPLDEVRRALDAFKPIFASVKKRPQQTSAPASRERPSDEDREGEVTVSTARPTQVRGAEGIPFPTRPAPDEAPETPPEGSSSGSPSGSDS